One part of the uncultured Bacteroides sp. genome encodes these proteins:
- a CDS encoding DUF3244 domain-containing protein, giving the protein MKKSLFIALCCSLFLVSSLYAETYDSNLINLQAGRDKSVRPTSVGETVIPIAATIDVDLVTLSFSSNLGNSTVTIENSLGEVVYENTLNAQAGTILPISLAGSGSDTYYIEINSGSKKWFGEFDL; this is encoded by the coding sequence ATGAAAAAGTCATTATTCATTGCACTGTGTTGCTCACTCTTTTTGGTGTCATCTTTGTATGCCGAAACTTATGACTCAAATTTAATCAATTTACAAGCAGGTCGAGATAAAAGTGTAAGACCAACATCTGTTGGAGAAACCGTTATTCCTATAGCTGCAACCATTGATGTCGATTTGGTAACTCTAAGTTTTTCTTCAAATTTAGGGAACTCAACTGTTACTATTGAAAACTCTTTGGGTGAAGTAGTATATGAAAATACATTGAATGCTCAAGCCGGAACAATTCTTCCAATTTCTTTAGCAGGATCAGGATCTGATACATACTATATTGAGATTAATAGTGGGAGCAAGAAATGGTTTGGAGAATTTGATTTATAA
- a CDS encoding CidA/LrgA family protein, translated as MIRQCFILFGCLALGELTVYLTEIKLPSSIIGMLLLTLFLKLGWVKLKWVKGMSDFLVANLGFFFVPPGVALMLYFDIISAQFWPIAIASIISTILVLVVTGWVHQLMRKIK; from the coding sequence ATGATACGTCAGTGCTTTATTTTGTTTGGTTGCCTGGCATTAGGTGAATTAACCGTCTATCTCACAGAGATAAAACTCCCATCAAGTATAATTGGGATGTTGTTACTTACACTTTTTCTAAAACTAGGCTGGGTAAAATTGAAATGGGTAAAAGGAATGTCTGATTTCCTGGTTGCTAATTTAGGATTCTTTTTTGTACCTCCCGGGGTTGCTTTAATGCTTTACTTTGATATTATATCAGCTCAATTCTGGCCGATTGCCATTGCATCAATAATCAGTACTATTCTGGTACTTGTAGTCACAGGATGGGTTCACCAATTAATGAGAAAAATCAAATGA
- a CDS encoding LrgB family protein: MNYLENPLFLLAITFGIYFFSKYIQQKTGWVLLNPILITIAALILFLKLCSISYETYHLGGQFIEFWLKPAVVALGVPLYLQLEKIKKQLWPILFSQLAGCIIGVISVVLIAKLLGGSKEVILSLAAKSVTTPIAMEVTKTIGGIPSLTAAVVVCVGLFGAIFGFQILALLKIESPIAQGLSMGTAAHAVGTSTAMDVSGKYGAYASLGLTLNGIFTALFTPTILRLLDLL; encoded by the coding sequence ATGAATTATTTAGAAAACCCCTTATTTCTTTTAGCAATAACATTTGGAATCTATTTCTTTTCCAAATATATTCAGCAGAAGACTGGTTGGGTTTTGCTCAACCCCATATTAATTACAATTGCTGCATTAATTCTATTCTTAAAGTTGTGCAGCATCAGTTACGAAACATATCATTTGGGTGGTCAATTTATTGAATTCTGGCTAAAACCAGCAGTTGTAGCACTTGGAGTCCCTTTATATCTCCAACTGGAAAAAATAAAAAAACAACTTTGGCCTATTTTATTCTCGCAACTAGCCGGCTGCATAATCGGAGTGATCTCGGTAGTTTTAATTGCTAAGTTACTAGGTGGCAGTAAAGAAGTCATTTTGTCGCTTGCTGCCAAATCTGTCACAACTCCAATTGCTATGGAAGTGACAAAAACAATTGGGGGAATACCATCATTAACCGCTGCAGTAGTGGTATGCGTTGGATTATTCGGAGCTATATTCGGATTTCAAATATTGGCTCTTTTAAAAATAGAAAGTCCCATAGCACAAGGGCTTTCAATGGGAACCGCTGCCCATGCCGTTGGCACATCAACTGCTATGGACGTAAGCGGTAAGTATGGTGCATATGCAAGTTTAGGGCTTACTTTAAACGGCATTTTCACAGCACTTTTCACTCCTACAATATTGAGATTGTTAGACTTATTATAA
- a CDS encoding DUF2156 domain-containing protein, whose protein sequence is MIKFKDITLEDKEAITSITMNSERKNCDLSFANLCSWRFMYDTKFAIVDGFLLFKFYMNNQLAYMMPVGEGDLKKILEAIIDDAASEGKSFLMYGVCNNMKDEIEKLMPAKFDFSSNRDYVDYIYLRTDLAELKGKKFQPKRNHANKFYKTYTDYEYVPITADRISECLRLEEEWCKANDCEQQNGLGNERKSLTYALNHFDELGLTGGILYVNGKIAAFTFGMPINYETFGVHVEKADTQIEGAYNVINQEFAKYIPEQFVYLNREEDLGIEGLRKAKLSYQPTILLEKNIARLKG, encoded by the coding sequence ATGATAAAATTCAAAGATATAACACTAGAAGATAAAGAGGCTATTACCTCTATTACAATGAATAGCGAACGAAAGAATTGCGATCTTTCGTTCGCTAATTTATGTAGCTGGCGATTTATGTATGATACTAAGTTTGCCATTGTTGACGGATTCTTGTTATTCAAATTCTACATGAATAACCAGCTAGCCTATATGATGCCGGTTGGCGAAGGAGATTTAAAAAAGATACTTGAGGCTATTATAGATGATGCCGCAAGTGAGGGAAAATCTTTTTTGATGTATGGCGTTTGCAATAACATGAAAGATGAAATAGAAAAACTAATGCCTGCCAAGTTCGACTTTTCATCAAACAGAGATTATGTAGATTACATTTATCTCCGCACCGACTTAGCCGAATTAAAAGGGAAAAAATTTCAACCGAAACGAAATCATGCAAATAAGTTCTATAAAACATATACTGATTATGAATATGTGCCTATTACAGCCGATCGAATAAGTGAATGTTTGCGGTTGGAAGAAGAATGGTGCAAGGCTAACGACTGTGAGCAACAAAATGGATTAGGCAATGAACGTAAATCTCTGACTTATGCATTAAATCACTTTGACGAATTAGGTTTAACCGGAGGTATACTTTACGTTAACGGCAAAATTGCAGCATTTACTTTTGGGATGCCTATTAATTATGAAACATTTGGAGTTCACGTAGAGAAAGCTGACACGCAGATTGAAGGAGCATATAATGTTATCAATCAAGAATTCGCCAAATATATACCGGAACAGTTTGTTTACTTGAACCGAGAGGAAGATTTAGGCATAGAAGGATTGAGAAAAGCTAAGTTATCTTATCAGCCAACCATCCTTTTAGAAAAGAATATAGCCCGATTAAAAGGTTAA
- a CDS encoding GNAT family N-acetyltransferase, with protein sequence MKEEVKKLWNLCFGDDEAFTELYFSKRYSDEVNLSIEENGNVISALQLLPYPITFCGEIISTGYISGACTHPDHREKGAMKRLLLKSFARMQDNEVPLTTLIPAEDWLFSYYSKMGYTPIFEYSKKTFTVEELKPSSEFTVSKYTSQSFLEEEVYSFFDENIKKRPYCIQHSYDDFLIIMEDLKLGNGELLIATLKEKIKGLLFCYAKENTLHVPELFFEDNSVRDTLLFSAAEQFQVKDISCIIPPNDEMGNILGMARIIDAEKLLKIYAIHHPELEVSFNISDESIEKNNAFYSIKSGKLDISEINKDFKSFSIQELTQGLMGYKTELLPKELQIFERQKPYMSLMLN encoded by the coding sequence ATGAAAGAGGAAGTCAAGAAGCTATGGAATCTTTGTTTCGGAGATGACGAAGCATTTACTGAACTGTATTTTTCTAAAAGATACAGTGACGAGGTAAATCTTTCTATTGAGGAAAATGGGAACGTTATTTCGGCTTTGCAGCTCCTTCCTTATCCGATAACTTTCTGTGGGGAGATAATCTCTACCGGATACATATCCGGAGCTTGCACTCACCCCGATCACAGAGAAAAAGGAGCGATGAAAAGGCTCCTTTTGAAGTCATTTGCCCGAATGCAAGACAATGAAGTTCCTTTAACAACGCTCATTCCTGCAGAAGATTGGCTTTTTAGCTATTATTCAAAAATGGGGTATACTCCTATTTTCGAATATTCAAAAAAGACCTTTACAGTTGAAGAATTAAAACCTTCTTCTGAATTCACTGTATCTAAATATACTTCACAGTCTTTCTTAGAAGAGGAAGTTTACTCTTTCTTCGATGAAAACATAAAAAAGCGTCCATACTGCATACAACATTCTTATGATGATTTTCTAATTATCATGGAGGATCTGAAACTCGGAAATGGAGAATTACTTATAGCCACGTTAAAAGAAAAAATCAAAGGGCTTTTATTTTGTTATGCAAAAGAGAACACACTTCATGTACCCGAGCTATTCTTTGAGGACAATTCGGTAAGAGACACACTTCTGTTTTCTGCTGCAGAACAATTTCAAGTGAAAGACATATCTTGTATTATACCTCCAAACGATGAAATGGGGAATATTCTAGGAATGGCACGAATTATTGATGCAGAAAAGCTGCTGAAGATTTATGCGATTCATCATCCTGAACTTGAAGTCTCCTTTAATATAAGTGATGAGTCTATTGAAAAAAACAATGCTTTTTATTCGATAAAATCGGGCAAATTAGATATATCTGAAATAAATAAGGACTTCAAATCATTCAGTATTCAGGAGCTCACACAAGGTTTAATGGGATATAAAACAGAACTATTACCAAAAGAGCTTCAGATATTCGAGCGTCAGAAACCCTACATGAGCCTGATGCTAAACTAA
- the cdaA gene encoding diadenylate cyclase CdaA, whose translation MPIEFGVKDFIDILLVAFLLYYTYKLMKASGSINVFIGILVFILIWLVVSQILEMRLLGSIFDKLVSVGVLALIVLFQDEIRHFLLTLGSHQRTSILARFLSGSKKEQMDKSDIVPIVLACLNMSKQRIGALIVVEKNVPLYEIIRTGEVIDANVNQRLIENIFFKNSPLHDGAMVISKKRIKAAGCILPVSHNLDIPKELGLRHRAAMGISQITDAHAVIVSEETGFISVAYHGQFYLRLSAEELESILTKED comes from the coding sequence ATGCCTATAGAATTTGGAGTAAAAGACTTTATTGATATACTGTTAGTAGCATTCTTGCTATACTACACATATAAGCTGATGAAAGCGTCAGGTTCTATTAATGTGTTTATTGGTATACTTGTTTTTATCCTTATATGGCTTGTTGTATCTCAGATTCTGGAAATGCGTTTGCTGGGATCTATTTTTGATAAACTGGTAAGTGTGGGTGTGCTTGCTTTAATTGTTCTTTTTCAGGATGAAATCAGGCATTTTTTGCTTACTCTCGGTTCGCATCAACGAACGAGTATTCTGGCAAGGTTTCTCTCTGGAAGCAAAAAAGAACAAATGGATAAAAGTGATATTGTTCCTATTGTTTTGGCATGCCTAAATATGAGTAAACAGCGAATTGGTGCATTAATTGTAGTAGAAAAAAATGTTCCTCTTTATGAAATTATTCGTACGGGCGAGGTCATCGATGCAAATGTAAACCAACGATTAATAGAGAATATTTTTTTCAAGAACAGCCCTTTGCATGATGGTGCAATGGTAATCAGTAAAAAGCGTATTAAGGCTGCAGGTTGTATTCTACCTGTATCACATAATCTGGATATCCCAAAAGAATTGGGGCTTCGCCATCGTGCAGCAATGGGAATCTCACAGATAACGGACGCTCATGCTGTGATTGTCAGCGAAGAAACCGGCTTTATTTCGGTTGCATATCATGGACAATTCTATTTAAGACTTAGTGCAGAAGAGCTGGAGAGTATATTAACCAAAGAAGATTAG
- the folP gene encoding dihydropteroate synthase, translated as MISQSLSKYINVNGRLLDLSTPQVMGVLNVTPDSFYSGCRTQTDEAIADRARQILEEGASIIDIGAYSSRPNCVDISPEEELNRLRYALKILNEVHPDAIISVDTFRASVAEVCVKEYGVAIINDISGGEMDKNMFDTIIGLQVPYIMQHMQGTPQNMQNSPHYDNLMRETFLYFSEKIQTLHDRGLNDIILDPGFGFGKTLDHNYELLSHLEEFKIFELPILVGLSRKSMITKLLDIPTTEALNGTTVANTIALMKGADIIRVHDVKEAVQAVKIVQKCRIYKE; from the coding sequence ATGATAAGTCAGTCTCTTTCGAAATATATAAATGTGAATGGAAGACTTTTAGATCTTTCAACTCCGCAAGTGATGGGCGTTCTTAATGTAACTCCCGACTCTTTTTATTCAGGATGCCGTACGCAAACAGATGAAGCTATTGCTGACCGTGCCCGACAGATTTTGGAAGAAGGCGCTTCTATTATTGATATTGGAGCTTACTCGTCACGCCCCAATTGTGTAGATATATCTCCCGAGGAAGAATTGAACAGGTTGCGATATGCATTGAAGATTTTGAATGAAGTTCATCCTGATGCCATCATCTCTGTTGATACATTTCGTGCAAGCGTGGCCGAAGTCTGCGTGAAAGAATATGGAGTTGCCATCATAAATGATATTTCAGGCGGTGAAATGGATAAAAATATGTTCGATACCATTATAGGTTTACAGGTTCCATATATCATGCAACACATGCAAGGCACTCCTCAGAATATGCAGAATTCTCCTCATTATGATAATTTGATGAGGGAGACCTTCCTTTATTTTTCTGAAAAGATACAGACGCTGCATGATAGAGGACTGAATGATATTATACTTGATCCCGGCTTTGGTTTTGGAAAAACGTTGGATCATAATTATGAATTGCTTAGTCATTTAGAAGAATTTAAAATATTTGAACTCCCTATACTCGTTGGATTGTCCCGGAAATCAATGATTACCAAATTATTGGATATTCCTACAACTGAAGCATTAAATGGAACAACTGTTGCCAATACAATAGCACTCATGAAAGGTGCGGATATTATTCGTGTTCACGATGTAAAGGAGGCTGTTCAAGCCGTTAAGATTGTTCAGAAATGTAGAATCTATAAAGAATAG
- the murF gene encoding UDP-N-acetylmuramoyl-tripeptide--D-alanyl-D-alanine ligase, producing MTIAALYQIYLQYPVVTTDSRNCPDDSIFFALKGDNFNGNSFAKKALAEGCAYAVVDEAEYADPEDKHIILVDDCLKTLQQLANYHRKKLGTKVIGITGTNGKTTTKELIAAVLSEVHNVLFTQGNLNNHIGVPITLLKLRGHHDLAVIEMGANHPGEIKTLVDIAEPDYGIITNVGKAHLEGFGSFEGVIKTKGELYDFLRQKENSIVFIQNENPFLMDIAEGLNLINYGTTENLYVNGKVTSCSPYLAFDWKAGKDGNIHHIQTKLIGEYNFDNALAAVAIGRFFGVEPAKIDHALTNYTPQNNRSQLKETEDNKLIIDAYNANPTSMMAALKNFKRMEAKHKVVILGDMKELGDTSIEEHQKIVDFIDTCEFEKVILVGDQFEQTTHSYDCFTNISDVVKVIKDDKPKGCYILIKGSNSMKMGQIVEDL from the coding sequence ATGACAATAGCTGCTCTTTACCAAATTTATCTGCAATACCCGGTTGTGACAACCGATAGTCGCAACTGCCCTGACGATTCTATTTTTTTCGCTCTGAAAGGCGACAATTTTAATGGTAATTCTTTTGCAAAAAAAGCTTTAGCAGAAGGCTGTGCTTATGCAGTTGTGGACGAAGCTGAATATGCTGATCCGGAAGATAAACATATTATATTAGTTGACGATTGTTTGAAAACTCTTCAGCAATTAGCCAATTATCACCGTAAGAAACTAGGAACTAAAGTTATAGGGATTACCGGAACCAACGGTAAAACAACGACTAAAGAACTGATAGCTGCTGTACTTTCCGAAGTTCATAATGTACTTTTTACTCAGGGAAATCTGAACAATCATATCGGAGTGCCAATTACTTTATTAAAACTCCGCGGTCATCATGATTTGGCTGTTATTGAAATGGGAGCCAATCACCCCGGTGAAATAAAGACTTTAGTTGATATTGCAGAACCTGATTATGGTATTATTACCAATGTGGGCAAGGCTCACTTGGAAGGATTTGGTTCTTTTGAAGGCGTAATTAAAACAAAAGGAGAACTTTACGATTTCTTGCGACAAAAAGAGAATTCAATTGTATTTATTCAGAATGAGAATCCTTTCCTGATGGATATTGCAGAAGGATTGAATCTTATCAATTACGGAACAACTGAGAATCTTTATGTGAACGGAAAAGTTACTTCATGCTCTCCGTACCTTGCTTTTGACTGGAAAGCGGGAAAAGATGGAAATATTCATCATATTCAAACCAAGTTAATTGGTGAATATAATTTTGATAATGCATTAGCAGCAGTTGCCATTGGACGCTTCTTTGGAGTTGAACCTGCCAAGATTGATCACGCATTAACAAACTATACACCTCAAAACAACCGCTCACAATTAAAAGAGACTGAGGACAACAAACTTATTATTGATGCTTACAATGCTAATCCTACAAGTATGATGGCAGCCTTGAAAAATTTCAAAAGAATGGAAGCTAAGCACAAGGTTGTTATCCTTGGAGATATGAAAGAATTAGGGGACACAAGCATTGAAGAGCACCAAAAAATAGTCGATTTCATCGATACTTGCGAGTTTGAAAAGGTTATTCTTGTGGGAGATCAGTTTGAACAGACAACTCACTCTTATGATTGCTTTACTAACATTTCGGATGTAGTAAAGGTTATCAAAGATGATAAACCTAAAGGATGCTATATTCTTATCAAAGGATCGAACAGTATGAAGATGGGACAAATTGTTGAAGACTTATAG
- a CDS encoding helix-hairpin-helix domain-containing protein — MWKDFFYFTKTERIGFYTLIILIFVALLVYWLVPYIIPSAHINGEMDEEAYNRFITSVHQREKNWDFNDYYVHRKKEIILAPFDPNTADSITFTRLGLPPYIARNILRYRAKGGKFRTPESFAKVYGLSPDQYKLLAPYIYIGDKYLKKIDSLQQFSAKADRDTLKFYKYPEGTVISLDEADTTELKKVPGIGIGTAKRIIAYRELLGGFYKVSQLQEISHISPELNKWFTIRKEPIHRLNLNKFSIERLTAHPYINFYQAKVITEYRKKKGAIKSLRDLSLYEEFCSKDFERLAPYICF, encoded by the coding sequence ATGTGGAAAGACTTTTTCTACTTTACAAAGACAGAACGTATTGGATTCTATACACTTATCATTTTAATTTTTGTAGCACTACTAGTTTATTGGTTAGTTCCATATATTATTCCATCAGCACATATTAACGGTGAAATGGATGAAGAAGCATATAATAGATTTATCACATCAGTACATCAAAGAGAGAAAAACTGGGATTTCAATGACTATTACGTACATAGGAAAAAAGAAATAATTCTTGCCCCATTCGACCCTAATACAGCCGATTCTATTACATTCACCCGTTTAGGATTACCACCTTATATTGCAAGAAATATTCTTCGTTATAGAGCTAAAGGTGGGAAATTTCGGACTCCGGAATCTTTTGCCAAAGTTTATGGCCTTTCGCCCGACCAGTACAAATTGCTTGCACCATACATTTATATTGGCGATAAATATTTAAAGAAAATAGATTCTCTTCAGCAATTTTCAGCTAAAGCAGACCGCGACACACTGAAATTTTATAAATATCCAGAAGGGACAGTTATTAGTCTGGATGAAGCAGATACAACTGAACTCAAAAAAGTTCCTGGAATCGGGATTGGAACAGCCAAACGAATTATTGCTTACCGGGAGCTCTTAGGTGGTTTCTACAAGGTAAGTCAGCTACAAGAAATATCTCATATTTCGCCCGAACTAAACAAATGGTTTACTATTAGAAAAGAGCCAATCCATCGATTAAACTTAAACAAGTTTAGCATTGAGCGTTTGACGGCTCATCCTTATATCAACTTTTATCAGGCAAAAGTAATAACAGAATACAGAAAGAAAAAAGGAGCTATAAAAAGCCTTAGAGATTTATCTTTATATGAAGAATTCTGTTCAAAAGACTTTGAGCGGTTAGCCCCTTATATCTGTTTCTAA
- a CDS encoding ABC transporter ATP-binding protein, with protein MIKLEGITKSFGDLQVLKGIDLEISKGEVVSIVGPSGAGKTTLLQIMGTLDKPDAGTINMNGQEINRMKDRDLAVFRNKHIGFVFQFHQLLPEFTALENVMIPAFIAGTSTKEATKKAKEILNFMGLTERSSHKPNELSGGEKQRVAVARALVNNPSVILADEPSGSLDTHNKDELHQLFFDLRDKFEQTFVIVTHDEGLAKITDRTIHMIDGQII; from the coding sequence ATGATAAAATTAGAAGGAATTACAAAAAGTTTTGGCGATTTGCAGGTCTTAAAAGGAATTGACCTTGAGATATCCAAAGGAGAGGTAGTAAGTATTGTTGGACCAAGTGGAGCCGGAAAAACAACTCTGCTTCAGATTATGGGAACTTTGGACAAACCGGATGCGGGAACGATTAACATGAATGGTCAGGAGATAAACCGTATGAAAGATAGAGATCTTGCTGTTTTCCGTAATAAGCATATAGGATTTGTTTTTCAGTTTCATCAGCTGTTACCTGAGTTTACAGCTCTTGAAAATGTGATGATTCCTGCATTTATTGCTGGAACTTCTACTAAAGAAGCTACAAAAAAGGCAAAAGAAATATTAAACTTTATGGGACTGACAGAACGCTCGTCTCATAAACCAAACGAACTTTCAGGAGGAGAGAAGCAACGCGTGGCTGTTGCGCGTGCCTTGGTTAATAATCCGTCTGTGATTCTAGCAGATGAGCCATCCGGAAGTCTGGATACACATAACAAAGACGAACTGCATCAACTGTTCTTTGATCTTCGCGATAAGTTTGAGCAAACATTTGTAATCGTTACTCATGACGAAGGACTAGCTAAGATTACCGACAGAACCATTCACATGATAGACGGGCAGATTATTTAG
- a CDS encoding tRNA threonylcarbamoyladenosine dehydratase, translating to MEEREQRTQLLLGEDKMNRLRNAHVLVVGLGGVGAYAAEMICRAGVGQMTIVDADVIQPSNINRQLPALNSTIGKLKADVVAARLKDINPDLKLTIYPIYLKDENIPELLDSAKFDFVVDAIDTISPKCFLIFNSMKRELKIVSSMGAGAKSDITKVCFADLWDTYHCGLSKAVRKRLQKMGMKRKLPVVFSTEQADPNAILLTDTEQNKKSTTGTVSYMPAVFGCYLAEYVIKRI from the coding sequence ATGGAAGAAAGAGAACAGCGAACACAACTTTTGCTGGGCGAAGATAAAATGAATCGTTTGCGCAATGCTCATGTATTGGTTGTTGGATTAGGTGGTGTTGGTGCTTATGCTGCAGAAATGATTTGTCGTGCAGGTGTGGGGCAAATGACTATTGTTGATGCTGATGTTATTCAACCGTCGAATATTAATCGTCAACTACCAGCTTTAAATTCCACTATAGGAAAATTGAAAGCGGATGTTGTGGCTGCCAGATTGAAAGATATCAATCCCGACTTAAAACTCACGATATATCCCATATATCTTAAGGATGAAAATATCCCCGAATTATTAGACTCTGCAAAGTTTGATTTTGTAGTGGATGCCATAGATACGATTAGTCCAAAGTGCTTTTTGATATTTAATTCCATGAAGCGTGAACTAAAAATTGTTTCCAGCATGGGAGCCGGAGCGAAAAGCGATATTACTAAAGTATGTTTTGCCGATCTTTGGGATACTTATCATTGTGGATTAAGTAAGGCTGTTAGGAAGCGGTTACAAAAAATGGGAATGAAACGGAAACTGCCTGTTGTTTTCAGTACAGAACAAGCTGATCCCAATGCTATTCTCTTAACTGATACCGAGCAGAATAAAAAGTCTACAACTGGAACTGTAAGTTATATGCCAGCCGTTTTTGGGTGTTATCTGGCTGAATACGTAATAAAACGAATTTAA